GTTCCCCAGTTACAGCCAACTGTTGAATGAATTAAAATTACAGAATCTTTAATGCTTATAACTACTCTGTATGCTCCAAACAATCTACACTCACTATCACAATTCATCTCATTTTCCCCCCTCTCTGCAGCCAGAGAATATCCCACATTTTTTTGCTTACCTCCTCATTGACATTAACACTACTATAATTATCTAAAAGTAAGCTCTTATCCTCACGAAATACAGTTCTATTGATCATATCTATATAATGAAGTATGAATTTTTCATAATTATTAAAATCTAATGGTATAAAGGATGGTGGATTGATATGTTTAGAATTTTGAATATGTGTATCCCCTATGCATAAATCTGCATTTTCCTCAAATGTAATGATTTTTTCTATATCAAAATTAATTTTCCAATTAACCTCATAATCTAATTCATTTAAACCTTCTAGTATATTTTCTTTTGCCATCTCAAACAATGTATCTTCAGAAAATAAACTCATATACCCATTTTGTTCAACTGTAACAACTATATATTTTATTTTTAGTTTTAATACGCAGCCATAAAAATAAATTAATTTATATATATCTCTAAAATCTTCACAATATATAGCACAAGTGTATTTACTCATCTTAAGCAATTTTTTTTCTAGCCTCTCCTGAATATGAACTTTCCGCTCATTTAAGTACCTGCCTAATCTCTCATAAGTTCCAATTTTCTTAGCTATATCTATATAAAATTCTTCAATTCCATTTAGACCTCCATAGCCATAATCTTCGTTTTTGACTATCATAAATTCCGTTCCATATAATTCTTTCATTTTTATTACCCATTTAACACGGCTTGTTATTATATTAAGTGCTGCTCTAGGTGCTGTTTCTAGTTCTTCAACAGAACAATTTGGTATAAACGCATTTATTTTTATTCCCATCTTCTCCAATTCTTTTTTTATACCACTTACCATGGCATCTTCATGAATTCCCCAGTAAAAGCCGCATATGTTTATAAGCCTATTGTCTACTTCTTGAGGTTTCATTACATTTTCAACCATTACCTCCATAGCTTCTGAAAACCCACAACTTTTTAAATTACCATCATGAATTTTTTTCTTATCAGTGTTATTTTCACAAAAACTTTTTCTTGCATTACCTCTCTTATCAGCATGTGAAATCTTTTTTGATTTAACAAATAATAGCTTACAAGTAATTTGAGGCTGTAACTCTCTAATAACTCCTTCTATATCATCCCCAATCATATCAACAGAGGACGCGGGAATAATGCCAATTAATGATGGATTATATTTTTTCGCCGTTTTAATAATTGCTTCCTTTAATTTTTCGCTTCCCCCCATTATAATATCTGTTTCCTTTAAACCCGTACATTTTAGGTTATATGCTGGCTTCCAGCTTCTTCTGCAAACATATCTGTAATGAAATCCACATCCGCTAGAACCATGTAAAATAGGAATGGCATTTTCAATTGTTGAAATTGCAAATATTGCTCCAGCGACCTTTCCACTTGGTGTAAACTTATGGATATATGGAACTCTATCATATAGATAACTATTTTTATAAAACTCTCTTAAACTTGTCTCCATTTTCACCCTCCTTTCTATAACTAAACTTGAGCGATTTCAGAATTTTGGAGGCACTAATCACTTATGACAAATCAGTACAAAATCGTTCTAAATTATATAAAACGTATTATTTTTGTATTTGATTCATTATAATTTAATTTTATATTTATCGCAATACTTTTTTGATATTTTATTATAAATAATATATGTTTTTTAAAAAATTATTATTATATCGGGTAATTATTATCTATTTATCAATATTTATATTTTGAACATAAAAAACTAGCTTAATATCAGTATACTAAGCTAGTTTTACTCTATAATTTTCCTACTCTATTTCGGCATATTCTCACTTTTCCATACTTATTTTCTTATTGAGAAATTGTATCATGAATTACTGAATTTGATTTTATTTCCTTTGTATTTAGATATTCCTCAATTTGCTGATTACATTGCTGAATTATAAATGCCGCTATATTATATGCTGCTTTGGGATTTCGAAAGCGAAGCATATTATTCTTAAGATATACTATCTTTTTTTGATTAAATTCATATAAAACATTCGGGCTAGCTCGTAATATAAGAATATCGGCTTTTGTCATATATTTTTTTATTTCTTTCGTGAAACCAATTATGCTGACATGCTCCTCTGAATATTCTGCCAATTCTTTTTTCAATTGTTTTCTAATAACCTCATTCTTTCCGGCAATAATCGTAACATTGCACTTACCATTTTCCAGAAGTTTCTTAGCCATTTTAAGTACTTGCCTGGACCCTTGGCTTCCACTTATAAAAAGCACAGATATACTGCCATTAGCCGAATCTTTTGCTTCTATATCAATATCCGGTATATTACTGCAAAATTCTTCCCTTACCGGAAAGACTACTATCCTTAATCTTTCTGAAGATATTCCCAATGATTTCATTTTGTCTTCTGCTTCCTTAGTAGGGCAAAGTATATACTTTGCCCTTGAGTCCGCCCATAAATTCGAAACATTGTCAAGATCTGCAACAAATGAAATAACGGGAATTTCCATGTGGTTTTTTTCTAAAATTCTTGTTACAGAACCGGTAAAAACCGCATGAACTGAAATGATAATGTCAGGCTTTATCTCCTTCAGCAATTGAAGCAGCTTCTTTTTAATGATCCATGAACACACTACATTAATAGTAAATACTTTTATGCCCATTTTCGGTATTATTAGCTGAGATAAATAATATTTTGCCGGTGTGCATGGAGGGAATATGCTGAATCTTACACCTTTTTATTTTGTTACTATTTCTGTCCTGCCTTTCCATTATTGCAGCCATCCTTGGACGGTTGTACCTTTATATTATAATAAATGAAATGTTTGCCAAAACTGCCACTGCCAATATTACGGTATTTACCCAATTTGCTTGATATAGAAAATACAAAAATACCGTGAATATAATACTCCAATGGCATATTTCAGCTCTGCAGGTTTCTGCAATAAACTGCTTAACATACTCTTTATCTAAGGAAACTATTTTTTTCTTTTTAAATGCTGCTGGAATAAAATCCCCCAGCTCAGGTAATATGCCTTTCCATTGCTTTATCCTAAAAAACTTTTGGTAAAACAGTCCTTTCTCTTCCTATTTTCTTTCCCGAAAAAAACAGTTATCTTCATGAAATTTGTCCCTTTGTAAAAAAAGATACCACACAGTATTTAAACAGTATTTAATAGGGATAATAAAAAAATATAAATATACTTTTAAAAATATCTATCTCCATATTCCTGATAATCCTCCTCTGCACAATGGGATAAGGAGTATTCTTTCCTTTTCTCCTTAGGTTCAATTACATGATAGAGCAGCATATTAAAGAGTACACCTATCATAGTCCCTCCAGCCACATCTACTATGGAATGCTGCTTAATCATAACTGTTGACAGACAGATCAACACCATTAATATACCCGATTTTTGTTTTCCGTATTTCACCCTCTCAAATGCCTTTGAGTGACATAAGGCTGAATGTACTGCAATGGAGTTGATTACATGAACACTTGGGCATATATTGGTTGGAGTATCCGTTTCATAAATAAGCCTTACCATAAAAGAAAAGGGATCATTTCCTAGAACAGCAGGCCTTAACTCCTGACCATTTGGGAAAATCATATAGATAATATAAGCAGTACTCATTCCCCCTGCTAAAAAGATAATCAGCCGATAAAAGTCCCTTTTAGAATAAATTCCGGTATAAATAACACCATAAGCTATATAGGGAAACCACAGCAAATAGGGGACAATCAATGCAGGTACCATAGGAATAAGATCATCCAGCGGACTATATACCATATACTCCGGTACTAAAGTTGCCTCCAAATATTTAAACCAGATTAAAATCGGTATCAACATAAGTACCCAATAGAAATGCCTATGAGTTTTTGTAAAGTTCCTTAATCGTTTCAATTTATCCTCCTTGACTTATAGAATTCCTTTATTTTTCAATGAACAAGACGCCTAATGTATTCTGTCCACAATGACTTGAAATAGTACATCCTGCATTTGTTTCATATACCTTATCAAAAATTGCCTTTTTACTGACAGCATCTTTAACAGCATCTGCTATTTCTGAATTTATGGTTGTATGCGTAATAAAAGCCCTTTGGGGGACAATTTTATTTGAATTTTCCAGTTTATCATCAATATATTGCATCAGACACCTTTTTAACGTACCACGGTATTTTTTTCCAACTCGCATTTTCCCATTTTCCACTTCAATACAGGGCTTAAACTTCAATAGATTGGCACCCAATGCCATAACAGCTGAGCATCGGCCGCCTTTTGCCATGTAATCCAGACGATCCAGCAGAAAGCTTGCGCGAATCTTTGGAATCATGTAAGCCAGACATTCCAATATACAGTCGATAGGATAATCTTCGGCAGCTTTTATTGCCGCTTCAACAACAACATGACCTTGACCTGTTGACAGATTCATAGAGTCTACAACAAAAACATTTTCAAATTCTTGTGCCGCTATACAGGCATTCTGGTAACAACTTGAAAATCCGCTGCCGATGTTTATATGGATTACTGCATCATACTTATTTACAAACTGCTCAAAAAACGATTTATATTCAAGAGGATTAACCGCCGAAGTGGTGCTAATCGTTCCTCCATTACTTACATGATAAAAAATATCATCAGGATAAATATCAATACCATCTTGAAATATTTTTCCTCCCTTTTCTATATGCAGCGGAAGTAGGCTGATGTTATATAGTTGAAGTATGTCCGTTGACAGATCGCAAGTGCTGTCAGATGTAATTTTGATATTCATGTATGGTTCTCCTTTATCTTTTTCTGCTTCATTTATATTTAATCTCTTGTTATTTATCATCCTCCGGTAACTTTTTCAGTTTTCCTGGTCTGATACCAAATATCAGCCACATCTACATGACGCTATGAATTTCCGAATACAGAAAAATACCAAAGAACATTGGTGAAATAACACTCCAATAATGTATAATATAAGGATCTACAGTCAGCCGATGAAGTGTATATTCAGCCTCCCGAAGCAAAGCTGTCAGCTGAAAACCGTCTACTTTTAATAAATAATTATACCATACCTTGTTATTATAATAAAGTATATCCAATTCACTTTATCTTTTTGGCACACTGATAAGCTGCTACAAGAGCACCGGGCACACCACCAATCTGCATTGCCCAGCATGAACCAATATACAGATTTTTCACCGGTGTTTTTATAGAACTTCTTCTTTGGGTTCCAACTCCATGAGGAACTTGCTCCATCGGTATTATGAGTAAATCTTTCATAAGTCAGTGGAGTTGCAGCATCTTTATATTCGATATATTTCTTTAAACTAGGAATCAGTCTTGATCGTGACCAGAATTTAATTACTCCTAGTTCTGAATCATTTCTCTTACAGTTTTTATAATTATATCAGTTAATTTTCTAATATCTCCGTTATTTATTCGATAAGCTGATGTATCTTTTCGAGTTGGCTTCGGGTCCGAAGTCAATAGATCAGCGATATGCAAATCCATAAGTGCGTCAGGTTCCTTTCCCACTCTTTTTTTCAATTCACCTGCTAGTTTTGGATTTGCACCATCGGCCCCACCACTTATTGAAATAAAAGCATATTTACAGGGATTTGTTTTAAGGTGCTTTAAGTAAGCACGGAGTGGTGTAGCCACTTGTCCCATCCAAATTGGTGCAAAAAAGAGAATCAAATCATAATTTTCTAATTTATCAGGTGTTGGTTGTACCTGTGGTGTTCTGTTAAAAATCATGTCCAGAACAATTGAATTAATAGTCCTAGATTTAGTTTCTTTAATTTTCATGTGCTCCACCACAAGTTCTTCTGCTATACTGTTGGCTAAAGCTTCGTTGTTACCAGTTAATGAATAGGAAACAACTGCCACTTTCATAATAAAACCTCCTAAATTTTTCATATATATTCTTGCCACATTGACAAAACAAAATCCTTCCCTATTTTTTCTGTGCTTTAATGAGAGCGTTTTCCACAGGCTTCAAATAGGCTTTTGAAGTAAGAGTAGCTCCACTAATGACATCTACATGCAGCGACTGGGCTTTTATTACTCTATTATATAGCTCGCCTGTAAATTCCGGCTTTTGATTTTCTTTATGCTCTAGTATTTTAATATCAGTAACCTTGCCCGAAGACACAGTAACCTGTACTTTATTGGCTCTCCATTTGTACATTCCACCTTCATACTCCCCAATATAAGTACCGTCGTTCAACTTGCTGAAATTTACAGCGTCAAGAGAAAGATTTTTAGCTTCATTATATTCTTTTGATACATACCACCATCCTACTGCTCCTACTACTCCTAATACAGCAATAATTGCAAGAAAAATAACCCATCCAATTTTTCTTTTCCTCTGTTTTTTCATTTTTAACTACTGCTCCTTTTCATAATAATTATGCTTCCCATTTAATTTATTTTTCCACCTTGTAATATTATTCTTTTCCAGAGCAATCCATCAAGCCTTTCATTGTAAATTCCGCTAAGTATTCTAAAACTTGTGGGAAATATCTAAGTCCAATCTCTTCCTTGTGTGTTTCTATATTAACTAAGGCAGAAAAAATCGCCATAATCATCTCAGCATCTATGTCATTTCTCATTTTTCCTTCAATTTGCCACTTCTTTACTATTTCAATGAAATTGTCATATAAAAAAGCAACACAATCAAATCCGTTTTCCTCACGAAAACTTTGTTCTATTTTACTAAAAACATCTCTGTTATACCATTCTTTTAAGATGGGATTTGATGTCATTCCCTTGAGATTCAGAAACATGATTTTCTTCATAACATCTATGGGGCTAGCTTCTAAATTAACAGATTCCATTATGTTCCTTTTCAATTTCAAGTTTTCTTCCAAATAAATCTCCATAAACAGCTTATCTTTTGAAGGATAATAATTATAAAAAGTACCCGTAGCCATACCAGCCATTTTTGTTATTTCAGCAATACTTGTATCTTTAAAACCTTTGGAACCGAACAAATCCCTCCCACACTTTAATATATCCGCTTTTTTATCAATCATGTAAGTTACCTCCCTGTAGTTTAGAAAATCTCTTTATTTATGTATTCGCGTAATAATATGAATGAATATTTTTAAATTCATTCATATTCTAACATAAGTAAATATTTTAGTCAATTATGTATAATACATAGATGTTCCTCCTTTATCCACAGGCTGCCACTGCTAACACCTCCATCTTCTTCAAAGTGTTACGCCCCTGGATAAGTTCTTCCCCTAAAGGATAACGTATTCTAAGTGCTAAAAACACCAAGAATACTGTTAATAAGGTTCAGATGAAAATAAGTATTTCTCTATATCAAACTCCACCTGAACCTCTGAATCACTTGACATTTGCTACTTTATTTCTGTTCCAGTTTTCTGATAGCTGGAACCAGTGGACAAAGTACCGAAATTCCAATGATTAAAATGCCGGACAGCAAGAACCAATGGCTCACGCCGATTCTGTCGGCAAATGCTCCTGAAAGAATTAAACCAAAAGGCATAGCTAGAGATATGACGCTCCCTGTTAGAGAAAATACACGTCCCAAATATTCAGGTTTAATTTTCTCCTGAAAAAGGGCTGTTTGAACGCCGCTGTAAAATGGAACTGAAAGTCCCATAATTCCACAACACAAAACAAAAAAGATGAATTCATTTGAAGGAAGTAACCCTGAAATAGTCAAACTAACTCCCATCATAAAAATAGACGCTGTTATTAAGGTGATTCGCTTTTTATAGCCACCAAACAGTCCTAATAACAAACCTCCTGTGAGCATTCCAGAGGCATAGGCTATCTCTGTAATAGAGATATGCATCGGTGTTCCACCAAAGTGTTCCATGCTGATTAGTGGGTAAAGTGCATTGATTGGCATATAAACTAACATATATAGTGTTCCTATCAATAACAAGGTAAATAATCCTTTATTTTCTTTCAATACAAAAAGCCCTTGTTTCATCTCTCCAATAAAATTTCGCTTTAAACTCTCTTGCTCTATATTAACCTTGGGAATGTGAACAAGTGCCACCGCAATACACGCAATCACAGCACCTACCACATCTATGGCTATGATTGCATTTAGTTCCCAAACAGAATATAAAAAAGCCGCAGCAGCTGGACTAAGAATGTAGCTTATGGACTGCAAAGATTGACTGTAACCAGCACATTTAGTTAATTCTTCTTCTGGCACTAAAAGAGGAGTTACCGCACTTAGTGCAGGAGAATGGAAAGCTGTTCCAACACTACGAATGAACAAGACTACCATAACTATCCAGACTGGCAGTTCCATGTATATTGCAATAACAGCTAATACCCCACCAGCCGAAGCAATAATTAAATCAGCACAAATCATAATCATCTTTCGATCATAACGGTCAACCAATACACCAATGGCAGGTCCAAAAACCGCATATGGCAGAAAACCAATTAATGAAGCCATTGACAACACCACTGCAGATTGAGTTTTTTCCGTAAGGTAAAAGATAATCGTCATCTGCAGAATAGCACTAGTAATAAGTGAAACTGCCTGTCCTGTCCATATAGTAAAAAATTTTTGTTTCCAATTTGAATTTTCTTTTGTCATATCTATTCTCTCCTTGCATTTTTATTATTGGTTTTATACTGGCTTTAGGCAATAAAAAATGCAGGCTAAAATCCGCAATGCGAGCTTTAGTCTGCATACCAACGTTAAAAAGACATAGGAAAAAATATAGTCTCAAATGGCTACACTTTACCTGTATCTATGCCTCTATTCGTAAAATAAGTACAACAAAAAAGCCCACTTTCATGGATGTTTTTACTACTTTTTTATTGCCAGCTTATCTTAAACGTACAGAATACATAGATAGAATGTCCTCCTTTAATTCACTAAATTTTATGTCATTTTATCATAAATAATATGATTTTGTCAATTATTATAATTAATATTAAAATCGAGGATATCGTATAAGAAATCAATATCTAATTTTTATGGAAAATGAGAAAATGCGTTAACACAAGATCATAACTTTAAATTCTTTATATGATAACTATTTAGAGAATGAATAAGATCTAAAAACCTGTCCAGCATTCAAATATGCCTATTTGGGTCTGTAAAAAAGTCTGTAAATTATAGCTTTCTGTGATAGGATAAAAATATCATAGAAAGCCGTTTTTTCACAGATCCTTGCCTTCCTACTATGATTGCTCTTAATGTTGAATAATATAGCTCAATTATGACGAAATCGCATCCAATGTATCCTCTTTATTTGAATCAATGTTGACTGTAATTTTATTTGGCATACAGACTATAATTTGATACTTCTTACTTATCCACCCGGTATCAGAACAAACCTCTTTCGGACATATTTTTCTATCCATTTCTAACATTCTTACTTTTCCATTCTTCGTTTCTATATACCCATAGTTATTATTAAAATTAAACTTATAAACTTTACTCTTATTATCTTTATTAAGAGGCAAGTCTTTAACTATTTTCCCTTGTACCTTAACAATTATTTTCTCTTTATTACCTGTATTTTTTTCAGTATAGTTCATCACATATATAGAGAATACTGATATTATGATTATAAATATGAATATTCCATAAAAAACCTTGTTCAATTTGGTTAATGATTTCATTTTTTCTCACCCACTAATGTTAATATTCATATAAATTCACTCTTACAGTTTGATTTTATCATATTTTCACTGACCAAGGCAAAATAAAAAAACTATCTCTAGACCCTATTTTGCCTTGTGTTTTATTTCCTATTAATTCACAAGTTATCAACAACTTATCCACAGGTTATCCACATTATCCACAATATTCTACTAACTTCTTGAAATAAAAAAATAAGTACCAAAACATTGTTGGTACTTTCATATAAGTGAGATTGATAGGTATTTATAACTTAAGAATAATATTATTTTAGATGAAGGTAGCATATATTATTTATAGTTATCATAATATAGTATAACTATTAATTGTTATGATATTATTTACTAATTGTTAAATAATATTTATACTTTAAATATATGTTAATGTAAAAATAAGCACCTATTCATTTAGGATGCTTATTTTAACGTTTTTCTATTTCAAGAGTACAGTAAACATATAACTTATGTTGGTTGCATCTATATTTAACGTGTCCTGCAACCACAGACACAGCTTTACATATCCTCAATGCCTTGGAATATAATACTATGTTACATATTTATATTGTATTCACTAATTGTTATGATATCATTATGCGTATGTTAAAAGATATAAAAATAAGCACTCTAAATGACGAGCGCTTATTTTCAATATTATTCTATTTTAAAGGAGAGCAAACTTATACCATCCTATGGCAGTTGCATTTGAGTTTTAAGTATCCTGCAACTACAGACACCAGTTTGGTAATTACCATTATTTAAAGATTTTTTATTTATTTTTAATTGACACTAAAATATCTAATAAATATAGAAAGTTGAAATTGCATATTAGTATATCCATCAAATATAATCAATCCTGGATCAGGTTTTGGTATTACTTCAACTTCACAGTTTCTATTTAATCTTTTATGTTCAAATTTAATTTCTTTTATTTTACTTTCTAAGTCTTCTAATTTATTTGTACTATAAACTACAGTAGCATTTGGAAAATCATACATTATACTCACCCTTTCAAATAGTTATTCTTCTTTCCTCTAAGATTATTTTCTTAGGACACTTATAATTATATATGGTATTTATTACAGTTTAATGTCATATTTATTAACTATTTATAACAAATTTCATTATTCCATGAATAAAATGAAAATAGGCACTGTCCAAGCATTGCCTATTTCTGACATATATATAATACAAAGGATTATTTTTATTTACGGTTTCCCGTATGTGAATCTCCCTTAGCCGTATTGATTTGGGCTTGGGTAAGAAAAATACTATTTGTTAGATTAGCTCCACTAAGATCGGTATCTCTTAAATCAGCTCCAATTAGATCAGCCCAGCTTAAATCGACTCCTCTAATATTTGCCGCAATAAGACAGGCTCCCCTCAAATCTGCAGCTCTAAGGTTAGTTTTTCTCAGATCAATTCCTTAGTATACTTATCTTTGTATGTATATATCATATTTATTTACCTCATTTTAGAAAAATAGTTTACAATTTTATTTTATTTATGAAATCATACTTTTTTATTGTAACGGGTGTAACTGGTTCACCGTAAAAATCTATTGGCTCTCCTGTTACTTCACAATCAAATTGTTCTAATATTCTTATAGTTATATCTCTAGCTTCAATAAAAACCTTCTCTACATCAAGATTAAAAATTTCATTTAGTGAAAATATAATCATTTTTTTACCTATTCCTAAGCTCCGTAACTTTCTATTAACTGCAAATCTCCCCAAATGCCATTGATTACTTTCAACCCAACCGGCCAACACTCCTATGATATCTTCTCCTACTTTTGCACACCACCAAATCGGATTTAACCCTTTATCTATAGGTATTAATTTTTCAGGAATATTTTGCTCATAAGTAAATACTTCTATTGCTAACCTAATTGCATCATCCATATAATTTGACGAGACTTTCTCTATTTTTATTCGACGATTATCTTTTATGAGATTATTTTTTAATGCAAGAAGATGAAATTCTTTAAATGCTTTTGCAATGCCATTATTGCCATCCTCATATCCAAAATGCAGGATTTGATTAATAAACTTATTAGACTCATAATCTCCATTTATTATGGCTTTCATACCTAATGGTAGCATACTAATATATTTCATTCTTTTGTCAGTATGAGATTTCTCTATTTTAATAAAATCTTTAACTGCTAAGTTATTAAGAATTCTGCTTAACGAGGCCTTATCAATTCCTAACTGAATTACTAATTCATTAAAAGCAACAATTCCATTTCGTTTAAGGTAACTTAGTATATGTGCTTGAGCTAATGTTAATTCAGAATTTAGACAATTATGATTAAGTAAACCTAATTCTCTTATAATTAGTCGCAGTTCTTTCCTTACTATTTCAACTTCATTCAATCTAATCATTCCTTTTGTTGATATTATCAACAAAATTATACTCTATTGAGATGTATGTTTCAATACAGATTTCATAGATTTACTTATAAAATCATTTGTATATTCAAGATGTTTTCGCATTGCTGCAGAGGCTTCAGAAGCATCATGAACTTCAATTGCTTTAACAATATCTTCATGCTGCTTCTTAACAATATTTCTGCTCTCCGAACTTTTAAACATGTTTTCCACTACCTCTTCAATATCGGATTAACCCCCTCGTTTTGGACAGAATCTAATAAATTCTTCATTTCTATTAAATTTAGACCCTTATTTGAATGTTTGTTAGGTTTTCTTCAAAATAAAGGTTATAAAATTCATGTGGAGCCATAAATCTTAAACTTGAATGTAATCTCCTATTATTGTAGAATTCCATAAATTCATTTACTATTTTGTATGCTTCTCCATAGCTTTGAAATTCATTAATTTTTAAACACTCATCCTCAAGTATTCTGTGAAATGATTCTACATGTGCGTTTTTATTTGGCGTCTTCACTGGTATTCTCTCATGTTCAATTTTAAGTTCTTCACAGCATTCATCAAATTTATGACTTATAAACTGGGGTCCGTTGTCTGTTCTTATTACTGGCTTTTTAGAGTCTTCCTCAAACAAGTTTCTTCTTATTAAGCACTTCCTCAGTAGTGCTGCAGCATCTTTAGCCTCACAGTGTAAACCCATGTGGTAATCTATAATGCTCCTATCAAAGATATCAATTAAATTTAGTAAGTAGAAGAATTTATCCTCACCTTCTATATAGCCATATTTTATATCCATTTCCCATAGTTGATTTGAGCCTGTTATAGTTCTGTTAATTGCAATATTTCTCTTTATTTTAGTTCTAATTATTCTCTGATCTTTAAGTATTCTGAGCTCTTTGCAAAGCCGATAAACCTTCTTATGATTAATCACAAGATTACAATATTTTCTTAAATGGTAAGTTATTTTTCTATATCCATAGTTAATAGCATCCCCGTCAATGGCCTCCAAAATAAATTCCTTAATCTGATCATCGCATACTTTCTCACCATCTCTGTTTATACTATATCCTTTTGGCTTTCCACCTTTAGGCCTAGTCTTTTCT
This window of the Clostridium kluyveri DSM 555 genome carries:
- a CDS encoding bifunctional helix-turn-helix transcriptional regulator/GNAT family N-acetyltransferase, yielding MNEVEIVRKELRLIIRELGLLNHNCLNSELTLAQAHILSYLKRNGIVAFNELVIQLGIDKASLSRILNNLAVKDFIKIEKSHTDKRMKYISMLPLGMKAIINGDYESNKFINQILHFGYEDGNNGIAKAFKEFHLLALKNNLIKDNRRIKIEKVSSNYMDDAIRLAIEVFTYEQNIPEKLIPIDKGLNPIWWCAKVGEDIIGVLAGWVESNQWHLGRFAVNRKLRSLGIGKKMIIFSLNEIFNLDVEKVFIEARDITIRILEQFDCEVTGEPIDFYGEPVTPVTIKKYDFINKIKL
- a CDS encoding FCD domain-containing protein translates to MFKSSESRNIVKKQHEDIVKAIEVHDASEASAAMRKHLEYTNDFISKSMKSVLKHTSQ
- a CDS encoding IS3 family transposase gives rise to the protein MKPSIKEKVEIAKKYIEQGYNAVFVLKVVKLGRSTYYYNLSVEGKEKTRPKGGKPKGYSINRDGEKVCDDQIKEFILEAIDGDAINYGYRKITYHLRKYCNLVINHKKVYRLCKELRILKDQRIIRTKIKRNIAINRTITGSNQLWEMDIKYGYIEGEDKFFYLLNLIDIFDRSIIDYHMGLHCEAKDAAALLRKCLIRRNLFEEDSKKPVIRTDNGPQFISHKFDECCEELKIEHERIPVKTPNKNAHVESFHRILEDECLKINEFQSYGEAYKIVNEFMEFYNNRRLHSSLRFMAPHEFYNLYFEENLTNIQIRV